ACATATAACTTTTCCATATGTTTATAGAAAATGGATTGTAATAAAAATACCCATAAATACcaaagaagcaaaaattttataGCTGGGTTCTCTAACCATGTCGCTAGACTTCACTAAGGGCAAGAACTCAATCCctgagaaattaagaaaaattacCATCCTACAAGGTAGTTTAAGATAGAACTCGATGGTACAATAGAACACTAGAAAACAATTTTGATGAAAACAGTGCAAACCTAAAATCCTTGGGATGTAGCCAAGGAAACAGGAAAATTCATAGCTTTAAACACTGCTGTCCACAGGTGGGAAAAAATTACATTAACCTGAGCAATGATACTAAGCTTTTATAGAAGGAATAGAGAAGCCATAAAGTGATTGTCTGGTCTAGAGAAGAAGTGTTAAAAGAAATCTACATTTGAGACCACCGTGAAGTGCAGCCTCGTGAAGGCAGGGCGTGAGGCTGCTGGTACTGCCGTGATGTGACCCTCGTGGGGCTCTGTGGCCTTGGTGGTGCCTGGCACTCAGAATCAGTTTTGTTTTCCAACTTGTCTGTGTTGTGAAGTTTCCTGTTGTTTTCGGCATCTTGTTCGCAGGCGGAGAGGAGGCAGGCCAGCACAAGGCTTCGAGCACGTGCCTCCCTGCCCCTACCCTCTGTGCCCCGCTCCCTGGGACTCCACCACTGGCCTCCTTCACACTTCACAGTGTCCTCTCCCATATGCGCCCCTTCCCCATTGTGTCTCATCACCTGCCCTGCCCGACATGACCTggcctttctcctgcccagctcCCGTGGAAGTCCCTCACCAGCATCATCGAGTACTACTACATGTGGAAGACAACCGACAGATACGTCCAGCAGGTGAGCGAGTGGCCAAAGCCAGCACTGGTCCCTCCACTGCGTGCCCACATCATGAGCAAGCAAACCCTAGCCTGAGATACTCCTTGGGTTGTGTCCGTTCTGTGCCCTTTATGCCTAATCCTCTTGCCCCATGAGTGGTGAGCTTCTGGCTTCATTGGTCCAGGCCTTCCCACCCAAACTCCTTGCAGGCGCTGGGCCAGGGACCCAGAGTGCACAAGGATGAGCTCAGGAAAAACAGCTTTGAGAGGCGCATAGCTGTGCTCAGACCCTGGGCGGGGCCCCTCCCTCTAGCTGTTCCCCAGGTTCTGTGTGGATTTGGGGTGACTTTTCCTGGGGCTTGGCCGTGTGCCTTCTGGGACAGCCGACGGTGCTCTGCCCCTCATTGCAGGCCTCTGAGATCAGCCTGACCCTTCAACCCAGCTTCCCATCCtggttgggggaggggggtgcaCAATGTGCCTGGCTGACCTCTGACCCTTCGTTTTGTGTGTTTGAAGAAACGCTTGAAAGCGGCTGAAGCTGAGAGCAAGTTAAAGCAAGTTTATATACCCAACTAGTAAGTCCTGCCTTTGCAATCCCTGGGGGCCGATGGTGCGATCACAGGCAGAGTTCCAGGGTCAGGGGCAGGCCCCCATGGCTGTGTCCCCTTGAGCCGGAAGACCACAGGGTGGCTGGGGCTCCCACACTGCCTGGCTCTGGCTCTGGGACATCAGGGCCGAGAACACGGCTCCAGCTGGGGCAAGTGCGGGAGCCCCAAAGGGTGCATGCCTATACTAGGCAGCTGTGACAGCCCTGGAGAGAGGTGGAGTCTGGCCCATTTGGGGTTCTAGGGAGCCCCACGATGCCTAGCGCTGGCCCAGTGCTAGACACATGGGGGTCTTGGGAGTCAGTGAAGGGGGTCTTTGGCCATGGGGCTGGACCATCCCACTGAGGAGGGTGGGCAGTGGCTGGCCCTAGTGCTCAGCCTCAGAGCTGAGGGTTTAGAGCCTCTATGGATGGTAGAAGGTCTGTGGGAACCACTTCTAGACACTGGTCTGGGGCAAGGTCTGCATTCAGgccccttgcagcctggctctgcATGACGTCGTTCCTTCTCTTCCCTGTTTTCTAAGTAACAAGCCAAACCCAAACCAGATCAACGTCAACAGCGTCAAGGCGGGTGTGGTGAACGGCACGGGGGCGCCAGGCCAGAGCCCCGGTGCTGGCCGGGCCTGCGAGAGCTGTTACAGTAAGTGATGCTGTAGCTGGCGCCAGGCCTGCCCCACAGACCACTCCCGCAGCGCTGGCCAGGGCCCCTTCTTGTTCCCAAGCCCAGAGGGTTCTGAAATGACCTTGTCAGGGGAGGGGCCGAGTCTTGCAGAGGTTTGAGGTGGGCGCGGGGGAGCCAGAAAGGAGTACGGTACCTCTTGGGACTTAACTCTGGACATGTGTGCAGGTGGTGGGCAAGGCACCTGTAGGCGGGGTCCTCAGCAGGTGGGGTTGTGGCTGGGCTGGGAGGGAGGTGGCAGCTCTGAAATGCTCTGACGTCACTGGTTCTGTTAAGAACATGTATATCTTCAACTTTGTTGTCCGTAGCCACACAGTCTTACCAGTGGTATTCTTGGGGTCCCCCTAACATGCAGTGTCGTCTCTGTGCCTCTTGTTGGACATATTGGAAGAAATATGGTGGCTTGAAAATGCCAACCCGCTTAGATGGCGAGAGGCCGGGACCCAACCGCAGTAACATGGTAAGGGGgtgctcctcctcctcccccatgCCCTACCCTCTTCCCCCGGCCGGCCCCCAGTCATGGCGCTGTGTCGGGCCGCCGCGCCCCTTCCGCAGAGTCCGCACGGCATCCCGGCCCGGAGCAGCGGGAGCCCCAAGTTTGCCATGAAGACAAGGCAGGCCTTCTACCTGCACACCACCAAGCTGACGCGCATTGCCCGGCGGCTGTGCCGTGAGATCCTGCGCCCCTGCCATGCTGCCCGGCACCcctacatgcccatcaacagCGCCGCCATCAAGGCCGAGTGTGAGTGTCCCCCACATGCACTCTGTCCCTGCAGGACGAGAGGGGACGCTAGTGGAGTGACAACAGTGACACGTGACCCCCTGCCACCCTGCAGAGGGGTCCAGGCCAGGGGAGGTTCTGTAACCCTGACAAGAGTTCTCCCAGGGCCCGCCCCTTCCCTCCTCTGTGTGCCAGCCCAGTAGCCAGGCTGAGACCCACAGGTGGCTCCCCTCACACAGAACGTTTCCCACAGGCACGGCCCGGCTGCCCGAGGCCTCTCAGAGCCCGCTGGTGCTGAAGCAGGTGGTACGGAAGCCCCTGGAAGCCGTGCTCCGGTACCTCGGTAAGCCTGCCCTCCCGGTAGGCCACACTGGATGGCCTGGAGGGAGGAGGCCGCCTCGATGGTGCCCAAAGGCTGTGGGTGTCCCAGGACAGCACCCCACACATCTGCCATACCTGCCACCCGTCTTGGGAGCTACTGTTGGGATGTGGCTGCCCGGCCCCTGTGTACCGTGCCAGGCCTAAGCAGAGCAGAGGGGCAGTGCTGCTTcccactcctggccctggggcCCCAACAGCCCTGACCCATCCCAGGTGGTATGAGGGGTGGTCTCTGCCCCCCTACCCTTGTCCAGCTCCCCCAGCCTGCTCCCTTTGCGCCTGCTGCCCCTGGGCACACCAGGACCCCAGTGTCTTTGGGGCAGGTAAGCCTTTGGTGAGGGCCAGCAGCCTTTCAGGGAGCACCCTCACCCTCTGCTGACGTCCTTGGACCAGCCTTGCCCACTGCCCAGCCCACCACAGGCATCCTGCTCCCAGGGCTCTGCCAACGTCCAGGAGGAGCTGAGTGGCCCGCCAGGCCTGTGAGTCAGCTCCGTTGCTGTGGAGGTGGCTTTGTCCCCATGAGGGACATTCCAGGGGCATGAGCTCACCGCCCGCAGACACCATGGCTCTGGCCCCACTTGCTGGGCGGGGTCGGCCAGGCTTGGCCTTGCTCCATCCTGTGGGCGTTGGCCGGCTCCTCAGAAGGCCACCAGAGCCTCTGACTCCAAGCCCTGGCAGCCAGCTCCTCCAGGTCAGACCCAGGTGTAGCCCAGGGCCTTATGTGGGTCCAGTTCTTGCAGTGTGTCCCTGGACAGGCCCCAAGTAGTCACCCTGTCGTCTGGCCACTTGCCAGCCCTCTGCCATCCAGCTCCAGTGGCCTGGAAACGGGGCATCTCATGGGCAGAGTGTGTGCTGTCTGGGCCTGTGTTTGGATCCTGACCATCCCAGGCTGGTGGCTGAGGGGCTGGCCATGTGGGGGGCCTGTGCTGGTTAGGGCCATTCTGAGCCCATGGCAGCCTTGGTCTTGGGGTAGTGACCTTGCCCCTGCCCCAGTTGGAGGTCCTCAGGTTTCCCTGCGTGGCCCCGAGGGGGAGGGACAGGTGGGGGACAGGCCCTACTGGACACACCTCTTCTTCCTTCGGATCCCCTGGTGTGGCCCAGTTGGGAGGGGCCCCTTAGTGCCCCAGATCAGCCATGTCCTTGTCCAGGCCTCCCCCAAGGCCCCCAACGTGCTgggaaactgagggctgaaggaGGGGACCAGAGTCACCTTGACCAGAGCCTCTACACGGCCCTTCCCCGTGGCCTGGGGCCGCATAACTGGGGAGTGCTCTGCTGGCCACGGAGTGAGGGTGGCGGGGGCCCCTGACAGAGCCATCCTAGCATGGAGCTCGCCATGCTCAACGTGTGGGGTCAGAATGTGGCACGTAGCTCTCGATGGTGTCACTGGTACCCTTGAGGCAAAGCCTGAGCCTCCCAACCCACCTGCCTTGGTCTGGCTGGTCCCCTGTCCCTTACCCTACCAGGCAGCTGCCCTCAGTCCACCGTGTCTCCCTGACAGAGGCCCACCCTCGCCCTCCGAAGCCCGAGCCCATGAGGGGCATGGCTGGTGCGCCCGGCAGCCTGACCCCCGCCAAGGCAGCCCCCGTCATCAACAACGGCTCCCCTACCATCCTGGGCAAACGGAGCTATGAACAGCACAACGGGACAGACGGTGAGCGCGGCCCACGGGTGTTGGGTGCCGGCCGGGGATACGCCCGCCTGAACGCCCGCTGACACTGtgtcttctctccctctctgtccccgGGCGCTGCCAGGCAACATGAAGAAGCGCCTCCTGATGCCCAGTAGGGGTAAGGCAGGCGCGCCACTGGGCGCCAGCCGGGCCGTGTCTGCTGTGCTGCTTGCTTGGAGGGTGGGCGGGCGTGCAAGCGTGCAAGGCAGTCCACGCCGAGCGCCAGCCTTGGCCCACCCCGCCCAGGCCACCTCCTCCAAGTGGGTGGTGGGGCCCGGCCAGCGCCCGGCCCGTGGACGGCCTTGCACCGTGGCCCTGGTGCCCGCACTGCCCCGCGCTCACGCTGTGGCTGCCGCATGCTTTGTGCCTGGCTCGTGTAGCCCTGGGCTGTGCCTGCAGTTTTGTGTGCACCTCTGCACAGGCGGCCTGgggggtgtggggtgggggtcTCCCAGCAGCTGCAGGACCCTGACCCCTCCTGATTCTCCCTGAACTGTGGGGGCTGTTGGGGGCAGGTCTGGGGCCTCCCGCAGGGCAGGGCACTCTAGGGATAGCTCTGACTAGGGTAGGAGGTGTGACTGGGGTGGGGTGTCCTTGAGCTGAGATAGCAGCACCTCCCCCAAGTGGGGGGTTAAGGTGGGATGGAAAGGTTGCCCAGGTCTGAGGCAGTGGGAGAAGGTTAGGGTACCAGCATGTAGAGGGTGGGTGAGGAGCAGGCCTCGGTGCCCTCAACGTGGGGTCAGCAGTGACCAGGAGGCCCCAGGGCCCCCAGGGATGCCGACCTAAAGAGGCAGAAGCACACCCAGGCCCTTCTCTCCAGTCCCCAGTAACCTTGGTCAGGCCACAGGGTGGACATGGTGCCCCATGTGCCCCTCCCAGAGCCAGCAGGCCTCTCTACCTCCAGGGAGAAAGGAGTATTAGAACTCATGCTTACACCTTCTTATTCAGAGCGGGGAAAAGAGAGACATCAAGCCATTAACGATTGACCTTAGTAGCACATGTTTGTAGTTTGTAAATGGATATACGTCTACTTGGGTGGGGGCCCAGTATCCTACCGATGGTGGACGGAGCCAATTCCTCTGAGGGGAACCAGGCCTGGGTACCTAAGGGAAGCTGGGGTTGGATAGCTGGAGCCCCCAGGTGTGATGGGGCCTCTGGGTGTGGAACCCCCAGGTATGGTCTTGTTCAAGGATGTCCTGCCATCTGCGAGTTGTGGCTGGGCCATGGGGACCCAGAGATGGTGGCATCCAGGCCCCAGTCCTGTCCCTTGGCACTCCCTCTTTCTTGGCTGATCTTGGGGAATCTCACCTCTCACTGGGCCCCCCTCCAAGGTGAGCCCAGAGTGAGCACCTGGCCCGGCTGGCTGCTGCCTTGGCCCTCACACACTTGCTTGAGATGGGACATAGTCTTCTCCATCGCATTCCATCTGCCCCGTGGTAAAGAACTCTGAGGGCTGGGGCTCCACGGGCCTCTCCTCTGTCCTCCCAAGTAGTCTGTGGGGTGGGACAAGGCAGGGCTGGCATTCTTTCCAGCCCCCCAGGAGCCTTCCCTCTGGATAGGCCCTCCAGCCCCCACCGTCCCCAGTTTTGTGGGAATGGCCGACTCAAGTCTTGCACAGAAAGCGATCCTCGTCAGCAAACATCTTTGGGCTTTTGGGTTTGTGTTGAGGAAAGTTGCTAAAAAAACAAGTTAGATTAAAGTCCGTTTAGttcagttgatttttttaaaaaccagttgtGTTGACCCCAGTCCCAGCCTGCGGGTTCCAGGAGGGTTCTGTTGTGGGAGGAGATGGGGCCTGTGGAGGTCTCTGTCCAGCCTGGGCAAGGGGCCACCGCCAAGCATCACTGTGCCGCAGCCTGGGGGCCTGCTGcatggggaggggggaggcacCGCCCCTCCCTCCCTGACTCTGAAACGTGTGCTTTCTTTCCTCCGCCATCTGTCAAACTTCTAGGAGCCTTCCTAGGTAAGTGTCTGCCGTGGGTTCTGGGCCTTGGGTCTCTGCCAGACACCTCGACTCATGGCCTGGGGGCTGCCATGTGCCACAGCCTCCCCTCCGCTCAAGCAGTGGGGCTCCTGGAGCAGGGAGGAAAGAGGCTGGGCCTGGCTGTGCTCTGGCAGAGGGCGTTTTGGCCTGCGGGTGGGGCCTGGGCTGCCTGTTTCTGCTCCTCGAACCAAACCTTGGCTGAGAAGTGTGTGTTTGGGACATGGTATCCTGTGAGGCCGACATGGTGGGCGGGCAGGCAGGTGGGCGGGCATGTGGCGGGCAGGTGGGCTGGCAGGCAGGTGGCCAGGTGGGCAGCCATGTGGCAGGCGGGCAGGTGGGCAGGCATGTGGCACTGGAGTCGGAGGCTTTGTTCTGCTGGCACCCCTGTGCCCCCCAGCTCCAGCCGGGTCCACACCCCATGTGAACTTCCACACACACAGGCTCATGTGCACATGCACTTACGTTCACACTCACGTACATGCATGCCCACACACGTACATAGATGTACATGCGCCCACATGCATGTTCTCACCTACTTGCACCTATGCGTTCACATGCACACTCGCCCATATGCACTCACGTTCACTCACATTCACTTGTTCACGCTCACACGTGCACATCACACACCTCCACACACAGGCAGAGCAAAGAGGCAGCAGTGGCCCTGCTGGGGTGGCCAGGGCTCAGGTGGTAGGCCTAGAGGCGGATGCTCGTCCCCATGTGTTAGGTGGTGGCTGCCTGGTCTAGCCAGTGGCTTCCAGACCACCTGACTCCACGGGGTGGAGGAACCTGTGCCATGGCCAGAGTTGGCTGGCCACCCTACCTGCCCAGCTCCTAGGAGCTTCCTCCCGGGGTGGCCTGACCCAAAGCAGCCCTGAGACCCTGTGGGGAGCTACACCTGGAGTCTGGAGTGGCTTTCTGCCTGCCCCACGCGCTGCTGCTGTACTGACAGCAGTGCTGGGCGTCGTCTGATTACTGTGTAAACAGCTCGTTTGTCTTGGCCCAGTCAAGTGGGTAGGGGTGGCGCAGCCCTGGTGAGTGAGCTGTCAGCCGGCCAAGGCCCTGCCTCCTTGGAGCCCAAGCACAGGTATCCCTATTGCCCAGCCCAGTGCAGGCTCAGAGCCCCGAGAGCTGGTAGGGCAGGCCTGCACAGGATGCCGTGGCTTTGGACAAAGGACAGCTCAGGCCCAAGGGTGTTCCCCGCCACGCTGGAGCACCGCCTTGCAGCCTGATCCCTCCTGTGCAGGCTGTGGCTGTCAGCAGGTCGCTGCTCCCGGGGTCTTATGGTCCtgtcctctcttctcccctcaggTTTGACAAACCACGGACAGA
The window above is part of the Loxodonta africana isolate mLoxAfr1 chromosome 10, mLoxAfr1.hap2, whole genome shotgun sequence genome. Proteins encoded here:
- the MTA1 gene encoding metastasis-associated protein MTA1 isoform X1 yields the protein MAANMYRVGDYVYFENSSSNPYLIRRIEELNKTANGNVEAKVVCFYRRRDISSTLIALADKHATLSVCYKAGPGSENEEEGEMEEEMENPEMVDLPEKLKHQLRHRELFLSRQLESLPATHIRGKCSVTLLNETESLKSYLEREDFFFYSLVYDPQQKTLLADKGEIRVGNRYQADITDLLKEGEEDGRDQSKLETKVWEAHNPLIDKQIDQFLVVARSVGTFARALDCSSSVRQPSLHMSAAAASRDITLFHAMDTLHKNIYDISKAISALVPQGGPVLCRDEMEEWSASEANLFEEALEKYGKDFTDIQQDFLPWKSLTSIIEYYYMWKTTDRYVQQKRLKAAEAESKLKQVYIPNYNKPNPNQINVNSVKAGVVNGTGAPGQSPGAGRACESCYTTQSYQWYSWGPPNMQCRLCASCWTYWKKYGGLKMPTRLDGERPGPNRSNMSPHGIPARSSGSPKFAMKTRQAFYLHTTKLTRIARRLCREILRPCHAARHPYMPINSAAIKAECTARLPEASQSPLVLKQVVRKPLEAVLRYLEAHPRPPKPEPMRGMAGAPGSLTPAKAAPVINNGSPTILGKRSYEQHNGTDGNMKKRLLMPSRGAFLGKCLPWVLGLGSLPDTSTHGLGAAMCHSLPSAQAVGLLEQGGKRLGLAVLWQRAFWPAGGAWAACFCSSNQTLAEKCVFGTWYPVRPTWWAGRQVGGHVAGRWAGRQVARWAAMWQAGRWAGMWHWSRRLCSAGTPVPPSSSRVHTPCELPHTQAHVHMHLRSHSRTCMPTHVHRCTCAHMHVLTYLHLCVHMHTRPYALTFTHIHLFTLTRAHHTPPHTGRAKRQQWPCWGGQGSGGRPRGGCSSPCVRWWLPGLASGFQTT